The following are encoded together in the Pungitius pungitius chromosome 7, fPunPun2.1, whole genome shotgun sequence genome:
- the tm6sf2b gene encoding transmembrane 6 superfamily member 2b gives METLVFLFSLSALGVLYAMNSIPEFQEPYVILGIGAAVLVVVFLFYFLITRANRPKDALFFVFAVFSFTCVIDLTSALEYDGIISGFMEFYRKTGEPYLGTAYAIMMCYWDGIAHFIMYLMMIGRITDRKGYRTMGLFWAGSLCANMSVFISGIVAGKYGSEIRPVFWLNFVFLLVPVWAAITLFTRPKDRPLIGGYNAQQAQSMKLIWRPVDLILVLLLLAAMAFTTLRGLAALDSPLEACSVYLRHYEPYLKDPVGYPRVMMLHLFFYGLPLMGAFVYGLLKPGCSWMSDWTVFLAGAVIQCQWAHVGGALHPGTAAPFRVPADALWSVAAANLLYAAVPALVAARVHSNPYFFLKIAPFPGQTGLPNSEEKDTKYKDK, from the exons ATGGAGACCTTGGTCTTTCTGTTTTCACTGTCGGCTCTCGGCGTTCTTTACGCCATGAACTCCATTCCCGAGTTTCAAGA GCCTTACGTGATCCTGGGGATCGGCGCCGccgtgctggtggtggtgtttcTATTCTACTTCCTCATCACTCGTGCCAACCGACCCAAAGACGCCCTATTCTTCG TTTTTGCCGTGTTCTCCTTTACTTGTGTCATCGACCTGACAAGTGCCTTGGAATATGACGGCATTATCTCTGGCTTCATGGAATTCTACCGGAAGACG GGGGAGCCTTACCTGGGAACAGCCTACGCCATCATGATGTGTTACTGGGATGGAATCGCACACTTTATTATGTATCTGATGATGATCGGCAGGATAACAGACAG GAAGGGCTACCGTACCATGGGCTTGTTCTGGGCCGGCTCTTTGTGCGCCAACATGAGCGTGTTCATCTCCGGCATAGTGGCAG GTAAATATGGGTCCGAGATCCGTCCAGTCTTCTGGCTCAACTTTGTCTTCCTTCTGGTGCCCGTGTGGGCGGCCATCACGCTTTTCACTCGGCCCAAGGACAGACCGCTGATCGGGGGGTACAAC GCCCAGCAAGCCCAGAGCATGAAGCTGATCTGGCGTCCTGTGGATCTGATCCTGGTGCTGCTCCTCTTAGCTGCCATGGCCTTCACTACCCTCAGAGGCTTG GCGGCTCTGGACTCTCCGCTGGAAGCCTGTTCCGTCTACCTGAGACACTACGAACCCTACCTGAAGGATCCTGTGGGCTACCCCAGAGTGATG ATGCTGCACTTGTTCTTCTACGGACTCCCTCTGATGGGTGCATTCGTTTACGGCCTCCTCAAGCCCGGCTGCTCGTGGATGTCGGACTGGACCGTGTTCCTGGCCGGAGCCGTGATCCAG TGCCAGTGGGCCCACGTCGGGGGGGCCCTCCACCCCGGCACCGCGGCTCCATTCCGCGTCCCCGCCGACGCTCTGTGGTCGGTGGCGGCGGCCAACCTGCTCTACGCGGCCGTTCCCGCCCTGGTGGCCGCGCGGGTTCACAGCAACCCGTATTTCTTCCTGAAGATCGCCCCGTTCCCCGGGCAGACGGGTCTGCCCAACAGCGAGGAGAAAGATACCAAGTACAAAGACAAATAG